A DNA window from Desertibacillus haloalkaliphilus contains the following coding sequences:
- a CDS encoding cytochrome C oxidase subunit IV family protein, with protein MADNLSQPFSKSAMTEEEKVQFQREKKQQVVAFVLMIFLTLLAFLAVAADFLPVMFVIPFILLLALVQFVLQMFYFMHLKDNDHGWANAFIWSGVFIAIPTIAALMLLLGITKY; from the coding sequence ATGGCAGATAACTTAAGTCAACCATTTTCCAAAAGTGCAATGACTGAGGAAGAGAAGGTACAATTTCAACGTGAGAAAAAGCAACAAGTAGTAGCATTTGTGTTAATGATTTTTTTAACACTGCTTGCGTTCCTAGCTGTAGCTGCTGATTTTCTTCCAGTTATGTTTGTAATTCCATTTATTCTTTTGTTAGCCTTGGTTCAGTTCGTTTTACAAATGTTCTATTTTATGCATTTGAAAGATAATGATCATGGCTGGGCTAATGCATTTATTTGGTCAGGTGTATTCATTGCGATCCCAACGATTGCAGCTCTAATGCTTTTATTAGGAATTACAAAATACTAA
- a CDS encoding cytochrome c oxidase subunit 3 — protein sequence MANAVDHSKGLPSHPEKATLEAKNKFLGFWFFLGGETVLFATFFGTFLGLRSGVADGPTSQDVFALPLAFIMTMLLLTSSLTSVLAMFAMKKNNFRGLMIWMWITVLLGLGFLGLEIYEFYEYVHHYGLGFTTSAFASSFYTLVGLHGAHVVFGLSWIITLLIRYRNSGITLTNAPKFYVASLYWHFIDVVWVFIFTVVYLLGVVGG from the coding sequence ATGGCAAATGCAGTTGATCATTCAAAAGGCCTCCCGAGTCATCCTGAGAAAGCAACATTAGAAGCGAAGAATAAGTTTCTAGGATTTTGGTTTTTCCTAGGCGGTGAAACGGTTCTCTTTGCAACTTTCTTTGGTACGTTTTTAGGGTTACGTAGTGGTGTAGCTGATGGCCCAACATCACAAGATGTGTTTGCACTTCCTCTTGCTTTTATCATGACGATGCTACTTTTAACGAGTAGTTTAACAAGTGTATTAGCAATGTTTGCAATGAAGAAGAATAACTTTAGAGGCCTAATGATTTGGATGTGGATTACAGTCCTTTTAGGTTTAGGCTTCCTAGGGCTTGAAATTTATGAGTTCTATGAGTATGTTCACCACTATGGATTAGGTTTTACGACTAGTGCTTTTGCTTCATCATTCTATACGTTAGTTGGTCTTCATGGTGCCCACGTTGTCTTCGGGCTTTCTTGGATCATCACGTTGCTTATTCGTTACCGTAATTCCGGAATTACATTAACGAATGCACCTAAGTTTTATGTAGCAAGTCTGTACTGGCACTTTATTGACGTCGTATGGGTGTTTATCTTTACGGTTGTTTATCTTTTAGGTGTAGTAGGGGGGTAA
- the ctaD gene encoding cytochrome c oxidase subunit I → MSTTTKSKSVLWDWLTTVDHKKIGVMYLIAGTLFFVKAGVMALFMRIQLMYPEMNFLSGQTFNEFITMHGTIMLFLAATPLLFAFMNFIVPLQIGARDVAFPFVNALGFWIFFFGGFLLSLSWFFGGGPDAGWTAYVPLSSRDYAGLGLDFYVLGLQVSGIGTLVSAINFLVTIVNMRAPGMTMMRLPLFVWTTFISSTLILFAFTPLAAGLALLMLDRLFEAQYFITDMGGNVVLWQHIFWIFGHPEVYILVLPAFGIISEVIPAFSRKRLFGYTAMVFATMLIAFLGFMVWAHHMFTVGMGPIANSIFAIATMTIAVPTGIKVFNWLFTMWGGKITFNTAMLFASSFVPTFVLGGVTGVMLAMAPVDHLYHDTYFVVAHFHYIIVGGIVLALFAGVFYWYPKMFGHKLNEGLGKLFFWVFFIGFHLTFFVQHLLGLMGMPRRVYTFLGDQGLDTFNFISTIGTFFMSAAIIILVINVIYSAFKGERVGADPWDARTLEWATAHPLPEYNFAQTPQVRSLDPLFYEKIHGDGKMKPAEPLQDIHMPNGSILPFIMSVGLFISGFGFIMFNMENPILPPIVVAVGGLAITFICMIVRSVKEDHGYHIPVEEIKAKEVN, encoded by the coding sequence TTGTCTACGACTACAAAGTCTAAAAGTGTTTTATGGGACTGGTTAACAACGGTTGATCACAAGAAAATCGGGGTTATGTATTTAATTGCCGGTACACTTTTCTTTGTGAAAGCTGGGGTTATGGCATTATTTATGCGTATCCAGCTCATGTATCCGGAAATGAACTTTCTAAGTGGTCAAACGTTTAATGAATTTATTACAATGCACGGAACGATCATGTTGTTCCTGGCCGCAACACCACTACTGTTTGCGTTTATGAACTTTATTGTTCCATTACAAATAGGGGCTCGTGATGTTGCCTTTCCATTTGTAAATGCATTAGGGTTTTGGATCTTCTTCTTTGGGGGATTCTTACTAAGCTTAAGCTGGTTCTTCGGTGGAGGTCCAGATGCGGGTTGGACAGCGTATGTACCGCTTTCAAGCCGTGATTACGCAGGTCTAGGACTTGATTTCTACGTATTAGGTTTACAGGTTAGTGGTATCGGTACGTTAGTTTCAGCGATTAACTTTCTAGTAACAATTGTTAATATGCGTGCACCAGGCATGACAATGATGCGCTTACCATTGTTTGTTTGGACGACATTTATTTCGTCTACATTAATTTTATTTGCTTTTACACCATTAGCTGCTGGTCTTGCGCTGCTCATGCTAGATCGGTTGTTTGAAGCTCAATACTTTATTACTGATATGGGTGGTAATGTTGTATTATGGCAACATATTTTCTGGATTTTCGGTCACCCAGAGGTATATATATTAGTACTTCCAGCATTTGGTATTATTTCAGAGGTAATTCCTGCTTTCTCAAGAAAGCGTCTATTCGGTTATACGGCAATGGTCTTTGCGACAATGCTCATCGCTTTCCTAGGGTTCATGGTGTGGGCTCACCACATGTTTACTGTAGGTATGGGACCAATTGCTAACTCAATTTTTGCGATTGCAACGATGACAATTGCTGTACCGACTGGTATTAAAGTCTTTAACTGGCTCTTTACGATGTGGGGCGGAAAAATTACATTTAATACGGCAATGCTCTTTGCATCATCGTTCGTTCCAACATTCGTACTTGGTGGGGTTACAGGGGTAATGCTAGCAATGGCTCCGGTTGACCACTTATATCATGATACGTACTTTGTTGTAGCTCACTTCCATTACATTATTGTTGGTGGGATTGTCCTAGCTTTATTTGCAGGTGTGTTCTACTGGTATCCAAAAATGTTTGGTCACAAGCTAAATGAAGGACTTGGGAAGTTGTTTTTCTGGGTATTCTTTATTGGTTTCCATTTAACTTTCTTTGTTCAACATTTACTTGGTCTAATGGGTATGCCGCGTCGAGTGTATACATTCTTAGGTGATCAAGGATTAGATACATTTAACTTTATTAGTACAATTGGTACGTTCTTTATGTCAGCGGCGATTATTATTCTTGTTATTAATGTTATTTACTCTGCATTTAAAGGCGAGCGTGTTGGTGCCGATCCGTGGGATGCTCGTACGTTAGAATGGGCTACTGCTCATCCGCTTCCAGAGTATAACTTTGCGCAAACACCACAAGTGCGTTCACTTGACCCATTATTCTACGAGAAAATTCATGGTGATGGTAAAATGAAACCAGCAGAGCCTCTCCAGGATATTCATATGCCAAACGGTTCGATCTTACCGTTTATTATGTCGGTTGGGCTATTTATCTCAGGCTTCGGTTTTATTATGTTTAACATGGAAAACCCAATTCTACCACCGATTGTTGTTGCTGTAGGTGGATTAGCGATTACATTTATTTGTATGATTGTGCGATCTGTTAAAGAAGATCATGGTTATCATATTCCAGTTGAAGAAATTAAAGCAAAGGAGGTTAACTAA